agctgtctaggagccgtcaatctcgtgattctatataaaaataattactgaagtgttcagtattcatgagatagtccgttgtccagccgagagactacatatctgcatgtactctgagagacagtattctcagtcagaggattcgatgagagacccgtgtctcaataatcacatctgattgctggatcaggagttcgtataattatgggtttacggttttatcctgtgtcgaaaatccaccatctacagatctAACTCCAACAACTACACAAAGAATGATTCTTCACAAGCACCAAGATGCATTTTTGCAAGAGGAATGTTCATTTGGAGAAGAATTATTGGAACAAAGGAAAACCCCAATGTTATCATTGTAAGAAGTATGGACATTTGGAGAAGGATTGTGGATACAAAGGTGATGAACAAGCCGGTAGagcagaagagaaagaagaagaagaaaaaaacttgtTTTATACTTGTCAAAGTGCTATGGTGACTTCAAAAAGTGAAGTGTGGTTTGTAGATAGTGGTTGTACAACTCATATATCCGATGAGAAGAGCTTGTTTGTTGATATGGATACTTCCATAAATTCTCTAGTAAAGACATCGGATGGAAACATGGTTCAATCTAACGGAAGATGTACAATATGTGTGCAAACTATCAATGGAGCAAAATATATTAGAGATGTATTATATGTTCCGGACTTGGTACAAAATTTGCTTAGTGTTGGGAAACTTGTGGAGCTTGGGTACGCGGTCCATTTTGAAGATGGATATTGCACCATTTATGACAAGAGACACAAGGACAAGAGACAAGTAATAAAGAGTATCAAGATGGAGAAGAATAAAAGCATTCCAATTGTGTCTGAAAAAGAGAAGAATGTTGAATGAGAATGGAAACCATTGATGAAacatggttatggcataaaagaCTTGAGCATTTGAATTTCAATAGTCTCAAGGTGCTTTCCAACAAGAACATTGTGCAAGGACTTCCACAACATATCAACCACAAGGATGGAGTGTATGAAGGTTGTGCACTTGGGAAGCAACATCGCCAATCATTTCCAAAAGTTGTAGCATGGAGAGCAAAAGAACTTCTTTGTTTGGTACATACCGATGTATGTAGACAAATGAAAACACCAACTCATGGAGGTAATAAATATTTTATCTtattcattgatgattttagtcgTATGACTTGGGTGTACTTCATGAAACAAAAATCCGAAGCTTTTAGCATATTCAAGAAGTTCAAAAGCCTTGTTGAAAAGCAAAGTGGTCATTACATCAAAGTTTTGAGAAGTGATAGAGGCAAAGAATACAACAAATAATTTGATAAATTTTGTGAAGATGAAGGCTTGGAAAGGCAACAAACTGTGGGTTATACTCCTAAAACATGGTGTTTCCAAGAGAAAGAACCAAACCGTGATGGAGATGGCAAAGTCCATGCTTCATGAGAAGTGTATGCCTAAATATTTTTGGCCTGAAGCCGTTAACATCGCCGTCTACTTGATGAATAGATGTCCAACAAAAGCCGTATGGGACAAAACTCCTTTTGAAGAATGGAGTGGGAGAAAACCATCGGTAAGGTATCTCAAAGTTTTTGGTGGTGTGTGTTATTCTCAAATTCCAAAGGTAAAGAGAACAAAGCTTGATGAATCAAGTGGGAAATGTATATTTCTCGACTAGAGCCTCCAATCAAAAGGTTATAGGTTGTTTAGCTTGAAAAACAACACAATGATCACAAGTCGTGATATCTTGTTTGATGAAGCTTCTTCATGGAATTGGGAAGAACATAAAATTGAGAAGAGAACCATTATTTTTGATGAAGAGCAAGAAAATTCAGCAACAAATGAAGctgaagaaggtgaagaaaatGAGGAAGAACTACCTCAAACACCACCAAATACAGAACAATGAGCAGCTACACCTATGTCTCCTAGTACTATTGtatcaacatcaccaccatcgACACCAAAGAATATGCATAGGTTGAATGAAGTGTATGAAAGATGTAACTATTGTACGGTTGAACCggaaaattttgaagaagcatcaaaagaacCGGTATGGATAAAAGCCATGTAAGAAGAAATTGTTGTCATTAATGATAACAACACATGGAAGAAAGTAGCAAGGCCAAGTGACAAAGAAGTTATTGGTGTGAAGTACAATGCGGATGGTTCGGTTCAAAGTCACAAAGCAAAGTTTGTGGCAAAGGGATACTCTCAACAACCCGGCATCGACTACAATGAGACTTTTGCACTGGTTGCTCATCTTGACACCATTAGAGCCATCATTGCTATAGCTTCTCAAAGAGGTTGGTTACTACATCAACTTGATGTGAAATCGTCATTTTCGAATGGAGGAATCCAAGAAGAGGTCTATGTATAACAACCACAAGGTTTTGtgattgaaggagaagaagacgaGGTATACAAGTTAAAGAAAGCTTTGTACGGTCTAAAGCAAGCACCGAGAGCTTGGTATAGTGAGATAGAGTATACTTATTCAAAAGGCAAAACTTCAACAAAAGCAAGAGTTAACCTACAGTATATGTGAAGACACAAGGTACGTCTATTCTCATTGTTGCtttgtatgttgatgaccttATTTTTACGGGTAACAATTCAAGAGAtaaatgatgatgaaatatgagatgagtgacatgggtttgctcaagtacttccttggtatataaGTTCATCAAAGTGAAGATGAAGTGTTCATTTCTCAAAACAAGTATGCCGAaaaggtgttgaagaattttggtatgCTTGGTTGTAACCCGACATCAACACCACTTGtagtgaatgagaaactcaatAAAGATGATGGAGGAAGAAAATTTGATGAGACTTAATTACTATAGAGGTATTATCGAAAACTTGTTGTACCTTATACATACAAGACCATATTATGTTTGCTTCAAGTATGCTTTCTAGGTTCATGAGTTCACCTAGTTATCTACATATTGGCGTGGCAAAGAGGTTGTTAAGatatattcaaggaaaaataaattttgaaatcATGTATTCTAAAAATTTGGATGTCATATTAGTTGGCCGTTGTGATAGCGACTTGGGAGGATGTATTGATGGCATGAAGAGTACATCGGGGTATGATTTTTCTCTTGGTTTGGGTATATTTACATGGGCATCGAAGAAGCAATAAACCGTAACTCAATCCACGGCGGAAGCGGAGTACATTTCGCCATCAATAGATACATCTCATGTTGTATGGCTAAGAAGAATAATGGAAGACATCCAAGAGAAACAAGAAGGGAGCACCAACATTTTTTGTGACAACAAATCGACAACTGTTATGTCCAAAAATTCGGTCGAGCATTGTAGATAAAGACACATAAAGCTCAAGTGTCACTTCATTCGAGAAGCGGTCGAAGATGATGAGCTCCAGCTCAAGTATTGTAAGACGGAAGACCAATTGGCTGACAATTTCACCAAGGCTCTTCAAAAgggaaaatttcaaaattttcgtGAGTTAACTGGAGTTGTATAACAACACATTAAGGAGGAGGTTGTTAGTTAATGTGAAGTTAAACATATAATTAAGTTTGTATAAGTATTAGCTTAGTCAGTACGTGGAGGAGTGTTCCCCACATGTTTCTCTAGTCATATATTGACCATGCATGtaatagagagagaaagtaagaTGAGACACTAAGTTATAAAGAAGAGAGCGAGAAGAACTAAGagttcccacttctccattatcaattaccttcaaatcttcataccaattaattaaaatatccaaCAGTTTTATTGTCCTTGTCTTATGATATTTCGATATTATTAGCACACAACATTGTAATGAAACCCTTGAATATACTTCTAACTAATATACTAGAAAACCTACTAGAATGCCAACTAATATTAGCTAGTGCAAATCTATGTACTTTATTAAATTAGAAAACTAGTTATGTGCAAATTTCTGGTAAAAAAAAGCACATAAATATCAATTCCAAACTTGGATTCAGTAATGCTGTGCACAATATTAATTAGGATTTTAGCCTTGATTATCAAATGAATAAATTTAACATTAGGAACCTTCCAAAAATGCGAGTGTAAATTTGTGCACCCCTTGAAAAAGAGGTGTGCATACCTTCATCTTTCATTGGTCATTAATTTTACTAgtgtttaatactttttatatttcaaaTTCACTATTGTTTTAAGAGAGGTAAGAAAACTGGTCAAACGAAATGATAAATGAGATGATATAAATATAAATCCGGTTTATAGGGGTACAAAATTACACTTTCGATACACCAACTAAAAGTTAACTAGAGtcttgagaataaataatttcatattgGAGGATCTATTCACACTTTTATTCTCACATTATCTCATGCTTTAGAAGTTTTTTCTAATAAAGCTTAATATTCTGAGAAATTGTTCCTCTTATAAAGCTGCACGTGCATACAAAAACGAGCATAGTCCGAGACATATAACACCACCATTTATTATTTCGAAAATCAATCGTTGAAAATCGATGAAATTTCAACCGTTAAAATTTAGATTGATAAATAGTGAGGTTTAGTATTTTAGAATCCTCTCATTTCGGTATGTATATAGAGCTTGTAAGGAGAACGGATCCCCGAAGTATTAGCTTCAAATTTAATGCCCTTtggattttataaaaaaattgcCATCCAACATGTGAGTAGATCTTCCCTCATGATACCTATGTTTTAACTACttttttaacttttgttttttaTGTCAATGAGTTGAAAGGCCAATCTAATCTATAGAGGGGCAGGCACACTGAATGACAAAAACAAAATTGGTTTAACAGGGTGTTGCATACCATCAAGTATTAGCTTTCAATAGGATTTTTGCAATTTGGAAAGAAAAGGAGAGGAAAAGAATGCTGTTTTTGAACATATCATTAGCTAGATTTCACTAGCCAtaaatttagtgacaaaatttaTCTGTAATcatacaaaatctaaaagtaaattaATAATTGAATGATCATCATAAAGGATACGGACTTTTTCTTTGGGCAGGTTAAAGACTTTGTAGCATAAGATTTTATCAAAGCCTAATGGCCCCCTATAATACCTTCTTCCTTTTCCCTCAGCTTTAGACTAATTATATGAATATATAAGACCAATAATATGAATAATGCAACACAACTTAATTAATTATTTCGTTTAAATGTCAAGCATCACTAACCATACAACCATTTGGGCTGCAGGTTCGCGTAAGGACCACATTATGATGATTCTACCTACCATATGGTATCTTTGTGGTTGATCAGCATATTAACAAATTTGAAGAAAATGTCCGGGAaaatggaaaatgggtcatttgtccaaatatttttaaaacatggttcaaatggatgagtaaaaattattatgggtgaaatggacaccaagaaaatagcaaggatgaaactggattcatcctgacttaaacttaaaaaatagcaaggatgaaactggatgcatcctgatgtaaattaaaaataagaaaaaatatttgaaaatgggtaggatgaagttgtttacatcctggctatttttacatttttgtctatttaaacagtatcaaaatctaagtgtctTTTTCACCTAGGGATTGTTGTTTTtggtatttttaaccaattttgttacATGAAAAGGAGTAGAAAAATAGAATAGAAGATGTGAAGTTTCAAGAAAAGACCCGACTAGGAAGCCTGGCCGAAAAAAACTTGACGATATAGTTTAGTTAATTTCCTATACCAAATGCATTATACTACAGAGTAATACAAAGTCTAATAATAGGACATGGAGGGTCTTCGATTCTCAGGTTTTAGCTTCAAACCAAACCAAGTCTGCATTTACCTGTTCTAATTTTTAATTCAACTTATAGAATATACTTATTAAAgggataatcattgtattaatTCAATTAAATCGATTACGTAATATATATGGTTATGGGTGCAAAAGAACATGATTCATTCAGATTTAAATTCTCATACGCAAGCAAATATTCCCCTGAAAATCTTTGAATAATCCCCAAATATGCCGGTACATTTAGAAATAGTTTCATTGAATGCATTCAAAATTTAAGTAATCTACATATACATTACGGTTAATTGAATAATACATTTATAAAAATAAATTGTTCCAAACAATGCACTGTGCAAATTGGCTAATCGGAGTATTAATCGAAAAGCTTGCAGAGCCTAAAAGGCTCTTAAAATCTCTATTTACCTTGTGGCATTTATTTATTGTGGCGAGTAGCATAATGATTACAAAGTGAATGATATAATCTGTTTGTTAATTAGTAGGAGACTAGGAATATCAAATTACAAACAACAAAGATCGGTGTGATTAGTTCACCAACCAACTTAATTAGTTTCTTCAACTACAATCTATCGGATGGAAATTGGATGTACGTCATTTTATCATCATTGGCTCTCTTTTACAAATTAATTTTTACAAAGTTggattatttttcttctcttgtaATTATTATTAGATGTATATGTCGTCGACTATATCACGAAAACTCGTGGGAGCAAACTATCAACCGCTCAATTAGCAACACCAGCGCCAAAATGATGATCTATCTAACTCGACTATGAAAGTCTGGATTCCTGGCTAACGGTGGGATATTTCAAGTCAAGGTGGTTACATAAATAAAATTAAGTTGTTCGTCAATACATAATTGACAATTCCATCGTACTGGACTTGCAGCTAAGCCTAAATGTAAACAGGTACATACCATCCATTACAATTTACATATATATTGAACACAGGCTAGCTAGCAGTATAACCGAGATGACATAATACTACACTAATCATATTAGTACCGTTGGATAATAATTACTTACTAAGACCGTTTTCGGATACAACCGAAATGTTATTAAAATTAAGCTAGCAGCAGTATAACCGAGATGACATGATTAATATGGTGGTCATTTACAGGATATACTGAAACTGTTACATACAAAGTAATAAGGGAATGAAAGAGATATATAACCCTTCTAGACATGCATAAATTCATGATTATGATGGATATACTATATACTTTATACATGTTTACGCTTCATTTAAGATAGTTCACAAACATTGAGAGAGGAACCACGCAAAGACCCTTTTCCTTGAGGTCTGTAAACTGACGAGGATTactattattatttggtgatgaTCTCATTTCAACAAAATCCATCCGATTGTTTTTATCTTCGTGTAATTGTAGTGCTGAAAAATGTTGATGATCACCAGACATACTTCCCTTCCTCCTCTacaaaaaagaaacagaaaaagaGTAAACCGGTGCGTATCGGAATTAATTAAACTTTTTTcagtcaaaaataaaataaaacataattcgtaatttcatttaattaccTGTTGAGAAGTACTGTATTCAATATCAATATGATCATCACCATCATTATCTTGGTTTTGTCTCGGTGAGTTCGTTTGTCGATGATACTGCTTCATACTACTAACCTGTtcaccaaaacaaaataaataaagttgCGTGTATAACAATACAGtataattgaagattaatatgaaGTAACTACCATGCCAACCTTGGGACTATTAACAGGAGAACTAGCAGTATCTTCCATATCAGGATCATCGGTACCACtgtttattttcttcttattcttcttcggaTTGAGTAATCCCAATTTCTTAGAAGTAGTACTATCCATGAACTTCCACGGGGCAAGAGAACCAGCATCAGAAATCATCGAAGGTGTATCATCGTaacaagaagaagaggaaggCTGAACCCTATTCTCTATGCTATTTCGTGgaaaaaattcatcatcatccAGGTAAAACGTCCAACCACTCTCTTCTGGATGATCTTGAGAGGTAAAAGAATCTTGTTGTTCCTCAGCTTGCATGTTTTCCCCATCGGAGCCCTCCATGAGAATTAGCTGCTGAAGTTGTTAAGATAGGGAAAATTAAGAGAGttattttcttttttagaaaGAGGGGGAGAGATGAGTGAGGATCAATCGGAttaatagaaagaaaaagaaaattgctGGGGAAGAAGAGGGGAATGAACTTACGAGAGAATCTTGTGGTCAGGTGGTGGGACCAGGTAGCTTGAGTGGGAGTTGGGAAGTTACAGTCAGGTATTGGTCGTTGCAATACTACCAAATTGAAAATCTAATAATTAAGCTTAGTAGTTACTCTCTAATCTctatctctatattttagagagaggAAATGAGAAAGGGACAGAGAACGTGCAAAGGGAAGAAAATTTGAAAAAGAAAGGGTTTTGATTCGTGAAGTTTGACCTTAGAGGTCGAAGATTAAGTAGCGGTGAATACTGAATAGGCACAGATTTTCTAATGTTTCTACTAGAATGGATAGTTCTATTTGACCATTTCTATTCAGGATTGGCCCA
This is a stretch of genomic DNA from Papaver somniferum cultivar HN1 chromosome 1, ASM357369v1, whole genome shotgun sequence. It encodes these proteins:
- the LOC113333548 gene encoding vascular-related unknown protein 1-like, translating into MEGSDGENMQAEEQQDSFTSQDHPEESGWTFYLDDDEFFPRNSIENRVQPSSSSCYDDTPSMISDAGSLAPWKFMDSTTSKKLGLLNPKKNKKKINSGTDDPDMEDTASSPVNSPKVSSMKQYHRQTNSPRQNQDNDGDDHIDIEYSTSQQRRKGSMSGDHQHFSALQLHEDKNNRMDFVEMRSSPNNNSNPRQFTDLKEKGLCVVPLSMFVNYLK